The DNA window AAGAAAACTTGGAAAAGTTCTCTTCGATGGATTGCAAGAGTATAAAATCAAATGGGTTCAAGGTTTGtgctattaaatttttatttataccgaaattattttttattattgacaTTAATTATCATACCTATTTTTTCACCATAAACAAATTCATGCAAGATCCTTAGAGAATATCCTTTAAAAAaacccttttgttttgttttgagaaaagagGTTCTCAGTATTTGATCTTGCCCAGAATatcaaggaattgaagatccaacatatgatcttcatggatAATTAATGTAATATTATTTGTAAACAATGTAtcgagttttattaaaaaaaactaatgaccCCTCGGTTTTTATGATAAATTGAGATAAAAAAAGGTGctagtttttgtaaataataaaaatgcagaaaCTGAGATTCGAACTCATGCCATAATAAACCTTTTcctcggtgttttaaaaaccgagatGTTAAGTCATTAGTTTTCATGACGCCTTTcgttacctcgattcttttgctGAGGTAAAATGCATTTCGCGTTCAAAGTTAGAAGcgctttttgtagtagtgaatgTATGGTTTGCATTTTGACTTAATAAATGGTATTTTGATTGAATTATAGTTACCTGAAAGTTTCGACACCAAGTTTAATTTACTACGATAAGTAAGAAAGACAATATCTTTGAAGATATTGTGAGATTTCGGCAAGAAGAGTTTGCAAAGAAATGTTAGTCGAAGTCGTCCTTGTGTAAGAGGAAGTTGTTGGTTGGGAGTTaggacttagaaatattttctaagtttaaGTCATGATTCGACGGAGACGATACAAAGGTTGCTCTCGACGaagttaatttaaatttaaataagagataattGTTTTTCGTCCTTTGTCAGTTTCAAATAGGAGACACGTGTAATCTGGAGATAATTGGAAGACATGCCGAGTGAAACGTGTTAATTTATGGAGAAGAGACCATTGATAGCAGTTACTTTTGACTTAGTATAAATTAGAATCTTAGcgttaggatttaatttgttcAATTTTGTACAAATATTCAATATCACTCAAAGTACCAACGTTTgccgaaaaaatagttttctgaGAATGTACATATGATTCACAAAGTTTTATTCAATTGTCAATTTATCTTTATCaaagttcttttaattccttttaCATTTAAGTCAAAAtctctttattttcttatttttacttCGTACAATGTTACCATTACTTACAAATTAACCATAACATTTGAGAAAATGAACATTCAAAAGACATGGATCATCAAACTAAACACATCgttctaggatcaatctagtcgatcctgtaagtaAATCAAATATCTTTGTTTTTGGAAGACTAGCACTTATTTACCAAATTTCAAAATAAAGAATGACATAAGTGTATGATTTGATTGAATTATATATGGTATTTTGGATTGTATTCTGTGGTCAATGTATTGTTTGATTGAATTATATAAGGTTTACTAAAATATGCTCACGATGGAAATTTACTGTCCTGGAGGTTAATACGAAACTTAACTTCCGTAATATTACCGAAATTGTGAAATAAACACATTATCACGAGTTTAAAATGTGTCCAAGAGTTAGTCTGAAACTTAATCTACAGACTCACCCTTCCTTTAATATGAAGGTTAACTTCCGTattatttttttgacaaaatatgaTAGCTCATTTAAGAAGTATTTTTTAACTTCCATATTATTTTCAGGGTATTTTTGAGTTTTCTAAGGGTGGCTCTTCACCGATGAAGAGCaacccaaaaagaaaaaaacacaaaCTAGTCCACTATATTTCTACATTGAATTGGGTTGTGAAAAATTTTCgactaatagattttttttaaaggatATTCAATTAATAGATTAGTTTAAACAGACAGTGAGAATAAAAATCAGTTAACATTAAACAGTTTACGAGTTtgagtttaaaataaaaatatgatagaGAATAATATAACCTAAGAGAAGATTTGAAATTGGAGTCAAAAttcaacaattttaaagttaatagAGTCTTAAAACAAATCATTGTTTACATATTGTGGAAAATAACCTTGAGATTCGCAGAAGATACATGTGTGTGTGAAAGTCATTCACCAAAGTCGTCTTTTTCAGTCTACTTTCTATTAAAGTAGTATTTTTCTTGTTATAAATGAATCTGTTTCAAGAACATCTCTTCAGCTTAAGGAGAATATGAGTAACCAGAACAGAAAATTCCAGATAGAGGCTTTCAAATACCGAGACATCAAGGATCAGAACTATGCTGACAAGACATGGAACATTCTTGAACATGCAATCAATGATTTATTCATCCACAATACTAGTCATCTTGATTTCGAAGATCTTTACAGGTTATATTCAATAACTTTTTAACTGCATATTCATGTTTATTTGGCTAGttataatattttcatttttctgaTATATTGTGGATTTAGACATGCTTACAATATGATTCTTCACAAGTTCGGCGAAAAGCTATATTCTGGACTAGTTGCCACCATGACTTCTCATCTTAATGAGATAGCCGGATCTGTTGAAGCCGCAGAAGGAGGTTCCTTTCTCGAAGAATTAAACAGAAAATGGAATGATTATAATAAGGCTTTACATATGATTAGAGACATGCTGATGTACATGGATAGAACCTATGTCCCAAGCACCCAGAAGACAAATGTTTATGAACTTGGCCTAAACCTGTGGAGAGAAAATGTTATTTACTCAAACCAGATAAGGACTCGACTATCGAGTACGCTTTTGGAATTAGTATATAGCGAGCGTGTCGGGGAAGATGTTAACGTAGAACTGATTAGAAACATAACAAAGGTGCTGATGGATTTAGGTCCTTTTGTTTATGAACAAGAATTCGAGACTCCGTTTCTGCAAGGTTCAGCTGAGTTCTACAAGGCTGAATCCCTTAAACTTATTGAGTGTTGTGAATGCGGGGATTATCTCAAGAAAGCTGAGAGGTGTCTGAATGAGGAAATAGAGAGAGTGAGACATTACTTGGACCCTAAGACTGAAAAGAAGATTACCGATGTGATCGAGAAAGAGATGATTGAGAATCACATGATTACGTTAATCCGTATGGAGAACTCTGGGCTAGTAAACATGCTTTGTGATGATAAATACGAGGATTTGGGTACAATGTATAACTTGTTCCGCCGTGTTAATGATGGTCTCTTGAAAATATGTGAAGCGATGACTTCACACATCCACGAGTCCCTTAAACAGCTAAATAAGGATCCAAAAAGATTGAAGGATCATGCTGAATTTGAGCGGGGGCTCTTGGATgcgaaaaataaatacgaaaagaTTATAAAATTGGCATTTAGTAATGACGAATTGTTCCAGAATGCTTTGAATTCTTCATTTGAATTTTTGGGTATAGAGGAAGAAGGAAAGTCCCAGATTGATTGATGCAGCAATAGTCCATGAAGCAACTTGATAATGCATTTTCCTCGACTACAGTCCTTTATATTTTTTTACGCTGTGTGTGTTTGTATATTGTAATTATGAGTCATTGAGTTGGTTCAATGTGAAAACTAACTTTCTGAATGAAGACAAAGTCATTCTTAGAAACTTCCTTATTCATGAAAGTAATTTGTTTGTTGGAGTGTTTGttgaattggttggttattttattttatatatatattacttggTTGTTTGTCATATTGCatgattaatattataaaatcgaAATTCCGAGAATAGTTCAATTATCACAAAATATGTTAAATATGTGATATCTGTCTTTGACACTTGAGATTTACGAAGATTTGTTGAGATTGTAATTCCTTGCGTCGAAGTAGTATGTTGCTCGACAGAAACAATGGTGTGTCGAAATAGTCTAATGTGTGTCAAGTTGTTTTAGGTGTCGAAGTGTCGAAGCAGATTTGTTGACACAGGATTTTGATTTATACCAAAATAGGTACTTTGGGCTTCTGTAGTTTTAGGCTTTTCCTCATGGAGAAAGcaacctaaaactataaatagagggaataGCCCTTATTTTGTATAACGTTGAATACTTGCAGTTTGCCAAGAATAATTTCAGTTTGAAAGCAgggagaaactctgcagaaaatattcttcttcctcctcttatTTTATTCAAACCCTAATTCACCCTTCTTCTAAGTTTTCTTTCTTCCTTCTTTCATTGTCATAGTGTAGCGTTAAAGAATTACTCAAAGTTTTGGGTTTAATTCTAATATCTGGTATCTAAAGCACTGGCTGAGAGATTCATGGGAAGAAAATCACGACGACAATGAATCATCTGAATGAGCATTTTTCGGCGAGTCTCCCTATTCTGAAGGTTTTGAATTATGAGAATTCGTGCAAGCAGATGAAAGTGGTTATCTGTTATCAAGATATTTGGGCTCTTGTGAAAGAAGGAGTAACATCACTTGCATAAAACACAACGAATGAAGAAAAGGCTCacacaaagaattgaagaagaaaaatta is part of the Vicia villosa cultivar HV-30 ecotype Madison, WI linkage group LG2, Vvil1.0, whole genome shotgun sequence genome and encodes:
- the LOC131649583 gene encoding cullin-3A-like — its product is MSNQNRKFQIEAFKYRDIKDQNYADKTWNILEHAINDLFIHNTSHLDFEDLYRHAYNMILHKFGEKLYSGLVATMTSHLNEIAGSVEAAEGGSFLEELNRKWNDYNKALHMIRDMLMYMDRTYVPSTQKTNVYELGLNLWRENVIYSNQIRTRLSSTLLELVYSERVGEDVNVELIRNITKVLMDLGPFVYEQEFETPFLQGSAEFYKAESLKLIECCECGDYLKKAERCLNEEIERVRHYLDPKTEKKITDVIEKEMIENHMITLIRMENSGLVNMLCDDKYEDLGTMYNLFRRVNDGLLKICEAMTSHIHESLKQLNKDPKRLKDHAEFERGLLDAKNKYEKIIKLAFSNDELFQNALNSSFEFFTNLRLKKSTLILNINTL